DNA from Alnus glutinosa chromosome 2, dhAlnGlut1.1, whole genome shotgun sequence:
ATATTTGATAACTAGATTCAAGGTTTAAGCTCAGAATCTAATGTGACGTTAAAGCACCCGTCATTCCAAAAACTTTAAATCGATAGGAAACGGTGAAATCTGACTCTACTTTTCTATGATGGAGCGAGCTACGGTTGAGAAAACTGTACTGGTCCTGCAGGCTGCAACTTGGGCTGCTTTGCTTTACTCAGACACTAATAGACACTAACAGCAATAAAGTTCTTGCGCTTTTGAACGTTCAAGGATAAGATCGATATTCTAGGTACCTGATTGTCAAGTCCCACATCACACCGGCCAGTACTACAAGTGGGTGTTTGTTggcttttctaattttttcacATCACCTTATTGGACATCAGGATGAGACCTATATTTATGACTCTAATATGTCTTAATATACACTTATGTACATCAAGGTGACGTAGCAGTACCATTAGCCAATTTTCTGACTTTTGGACTTACAGTATGAAAGCCTGATCGACTTGAAACATATTTCAGTTCTAGGAAGCTTGAACAAATTTGAGATGTCTTAAACATCAATCTGAACAAATCTGGGAAGTTTTCTGTGAACAGATTCGATCTATTTGACCAAGAGTCCTTGCTCCTCCCCAGTAGTTCTTGCTCTGCTTTTGATGCCTAAAGCAAGAATCTTTTGGTGGACCAAAAGTGCCACTGCTTTGTCTCTAAACGTTCTTTTGAAGCTAAGTTTTAGATTTCTTGTGCAAAATTACTGAGAGATAAAGTTAGCGGACTAGTGATTACCTTAAGTGATTTTCGCATCAGTGTCGTTAATGTGTCTTGATTATGTAAAAATTGTGAAGAAGATTGTGAAAGAATAATTTTCTTACCTTAATATGGCAAGTTGGCAAAAGAGATATTTGTTCTTCTGCTTAACTTGTACGACTGCTGTTGTGTCTCAATGGTTAAAGAACTTCATTGGCCCCACTACACACTGTCCCCCGTGATAGGATCTCACATCCTCTGAAATTGTCACTTTTCACCAAAGATGGACCGAGATCCGGTGCACTATTTATGGTAGGGTATTATACTGGGTATAATACTTTGTATTTCGTCCAATCCAATCACTTTCTTTGGCCATCCCAACAGCCGTCCcaaattattactattattttttatatatattgtcaccattatatttatttaaaataaatgacatAAATAATAGTGTTATTACACGGTCTCAATCTCAAAAGGATGGTCCTTTGATGTTGGAACCGCGCGTTCTACTAATTTGGAACTTTTGGATTTGTTATGACCAATGACACGAAGACTCATTCATTGAACTTAATTTGGGCCTGTCAATATCCGCCAATTTTTCTGATAATTAAGCAAATGGGCATGGGAATGttatatgataaaataaattaatatattccTTCGAGTGACTTTATTGAACAAATTAACACCTTGAATATTTATATATGAGGCATTTCCATAATAATTGGTAATGCAGTTGAATGCACGGTCCGACTCAGCCAAGGAATGCTCGCAAGAATGAGTAAAGATAGTAGGAGATTTGCCGGGAATCTTGGGTGGGAAAAACCTTTTGTGCTTAAGTTAGGAGAGGTGCAAGAAGAATTGTTCCAAGGAAGAGAGTTAGAGTGTTAGTGGAAAGAATAGTTATGTGACGGTAATTGAAATAGTAGTATGTCTTCTACTTAGTAGTATGTCCCACTTTCGGTGTTTGTTAAGCAATCATTGTACCGATACGTTAGCTTTGTTGATTTGGTTGGAACCCATGATTTAGGCTAGCTTGATTATTCCGATTTCCGACCCAAATGATAGGCTCCCAAGCTAGCTTGCATCCTTGGCCAAAACCTACTCCTAATAAGTTGCTGGATCGTAGTAGCTAGAACACTCTCCATCTGCCCGCCAGCAATAGATCGAGGTGGTTCGATTCCCGTTACACGTGATGTGgtgaaaaattaatattgatTCAACGAGATATGCCTTGCCTGAATTCAGATTTAAAACTTGTCGTCTACTTTCAATAAATGTTTGGAACAGGAAACTTACAATAATGCAACACCGCATTCTCCAAAAATTGAGAAACAAGGAAAGATCTATCAAGAGAAAGATTTATTCGAGCAAATATCTTAAGAGTTTCATCGAGCCGGCTGAACAGATTAtggaaatcatatatatttgtCTCGAGATTGCCAAATCAATGAGCGTGCATGAGATGGCCATGCATAGATCACCAGAGAAAAATGACGATGTGCTGACAACAAAGGTGATGAAAATGAACTGTTGATCATGagtaaattaaatatatacaaattgaaATCTGTGGGACCTTTTAGGTATAACTTTAAACATTTTCTGAACGACATTAGGTGAAGATTATAAAATGATATTAATCCATCAAATCAAAATGAAGGGGTTGTTATGTACAGCGCGCTCTCCCTTCTTTCCTATATAAAGCAAATCCACTCTCTTCTCTTTTGGTACTCTCAATTTCAACAGCTATTCCCATAGCTTGTTGCTTCGTTTGTAAATAAAATCACTTTCTTGTTTCTGGGAATTTCGTtctcctcttctttctctctcgtcTTCTTTCCGGGAGTGCATATATACATGGCTAGCTGCATGGGCATTATATCTATTTCTTCCAACATTGAAGAACGTTTATGGATTTTACTTTCCTTCTTCATTGATGTAATAGTTTCTTGACAATAATGGGTGGAGTTTATGATGTTGGCAAGGCTCAATCAAATCAAAGCTCTCAATGCTTAATTGGGTCCTTTAATCTGATTGAGCCGTGCCAATATCACTTTCACTCTCTGCATCACCAAATTAAAGCATCATCAtatattagtatttaatttgtagtaaacattttttttttatatagaatattaattaaatgtttattttttttttttatcagtttaagtttttaggattTAAATCCTCATGACTTTATAATGCACATTCCCgtgttaaaattaattaaataattaaatttaatattttctttgatttaacCATTCTACTTAATTGTTATCAATCATTATCAGGTAACAACATTTTAATAAACTAACTAGAAAGGAGATCGAAAAggggagagagaagaaaatgtagtaaaaaaaattcaggATTCTTATATCctcttttcttccctttttccttcttttgtacAAAAAGGGGAATTCTGATTCTTATATATTCTTGATTCTACAATTGGGATCAGATACGTTTTCTAGCATATGGGGTTGTAAAAATAGATCAAAATATTGggtatttgattttattataattatcttATATGGCAATTAATCCACATGAATGCCACGCGGTAAAATATgggtaaaaaatttaaacaatcaAATTTGACAGACAAAACCAATTTTTACGATATactaatcttattaaaaatacatgtgacaATCACACATAGATTGAGTCGGAGGAATCACATGTTCTAactcagtctattaaactgacatgtgtCTAAAATACATGTGACAATCACACATAAACTGTGTTGGAGGAATCACATGGTCCAACccagtctattaaactgatacGTATctaaaatacatataattctctactaaaaaatattttactaatttgacaaaaataatAGACATTCATCCCTTTCTCATCTCCGTACAACGGATTTGAAAATAGGATGGGTTAGAAATGGGCGTGGAACATGACTCAGTCAAATTGCTTAGACTGGGTCGGGCGGGCCGAAAAAAGCATCATGAAAGTCCATATAAGAGTTTAGAGGCCGTGAGTATGTGGGCCATTAAACTGGTGGCCCAAGAAGTAGCATGAGCAGGGCGATGCTTGGAAGCCCAAGATGAGCCCCAAATCCAATCTAGTCGTCTTCACCAAGCATATTCTCTCTCCAACAAGAAACCCTGTAAAACCCTTATACACAGATCCTCTCTGATCCTTAACAAATAGAAAGGAATAGCGcttgaaaaaaatcaaagaaaagaagaagaagaagatagagataGCGCTCTCTTTTCtgtgcaatttttttctcttcgGCTCGGACCCAGAAGCACAACCAAATGGCTTTGACGAACTTCATACTCACGGTGGCCGGTGTTAGCGCCGTGATTCTGCTGCTAAGGAGCGACGTCAAGCAATCGGCGGCGGTATTCAGGCGCAACGTCAAGCACATCCGCCACTGGCTTGAAGAAGAATCTGCCTCTGCCTCCAAGTAAAAACCCTCCTCCTCTATGTATTATTTTCTCTAAatctttttgagattttttttttttttttttaattgtcaaTCATTTTCCTCTTATAAAGTTGTATGTATTCGATATGGAGAATGATAAAGAAGAGGAAACTGAGCATTTACACTGAACTCTCTACTTCtagtttttctctaaaattttaacaaaactcACAAAATACACCATTGAACAAACTCTCTACTCAATGTTAAATTTTACTTTTGTCAAAAATGCTCTCCGAAGGTAAAGAGTCCAAAATTGAAAGTTAAAGactttttaatgtaatttttctttcgtactttttcttctttcctctcaactaaagtaaatttttaatgCAAACAGTTCAAAAGTTGgtttgatcaataaaatataatatatagttgaagtagagaaatatttagagagtttgacgATTAGTGGTTTTAAAAAGTGGCTAGCTAAATCAACAAAAATAGATTTTAAGAGTTAAACTTAGAGaaattttgaagattttaatgttttaatgcTCTAAAAGTggattttatgtatttttgtgttgttgttcagaaaaaaaaagggcatttcAGGTCTTGCATTGGGTTATGCTGCTAATTATGTATTTTCTATTTATCCTAGACTTGATTCAACCTGTTATGCCGTTTATGGGATTTGGGTTGTTGATGTATTTGACTATTTGAGGGAATATGAAATTTTTCGTTTTTAGTGGGCAAGTGGGATATTAAACTAGAGCGAGCAGAATGAACCCCAAGTGTTGCTTGAGGTTCTGTAAGGTTTGGGGGAGTTTACAGTTACTCATATGCCGCCTGTGCTTCTATGCTAGTGGTGGTTGTTATTAGCAAGGGATCAATGGCGGAGGCCTGGTTGAAGTTCAGCTGGATGCTAAAGAAAAGTTAGCAATGCAGTAATCTACTTGTAAATATGTACTTTGGTTAAATTATTGGTTTATCGGTTCAGCTTTTTGATTAGCTCCTGCCTTTCATCCTTTTTTGATTCAACCGGTTttggggagggggaggggggtaattatttgatcaatattaatatcatataaaattAGTCCAACTCTGTCAAGCATATTTAAGAAAAACTCAGCATATTGTCAGCAACTTAGGGAACACATGACTGTGTACAACACGCATACTGAAGGGCAAACAAACAGGTCTTGGTAAACTGTGATGAGAGATAGATGGAGAGTAAATGAAGCTCATGTTAACCAGAAAAGAGAATTATCAAGAGCTAGTTGAAGAACTGTTTTTGAAATATAAGATGGAAATTCCCTTAATAAAAGAGTGAAGAATATTTCAGTCCTCTTCAGCATCTAAAATCAGGTTCTTGCTTCATCattaacatttttcaatagcAATAGGGTGTTGTTGTAATCATGCAATTTCCAGCTTCAGTTATGACTAGATACTGTTGTTGGATTTCCTGTAATTCacaagaaaattttcttttgctttttcttgtACCTGTAGCAAGTCGACGGCTGTACATTAGCCACTGATGATGGTTTGTAGTTGGTTTAGGCCACTGACTCCAACAAAATCTGACAGCTTCAATTCCTCTGATAGATGTTTAG
Protein-coding regions in this window:
- the LOC133861302 gene encoding uncharacterized protein LOC133861302; this translates as MALTNFILTVAGVSAVILLLRSDVKQSAAVFRRNVKHIRHWLEEESASASKEAGKATPKELESKVPPKDIPKEDKH